From Triticum urartu cultivar G1812 chromosome 2, Tu2.1, whole genome shotgun sequence, a single genomic window includes:
- the LOC125536177 gene encoding mitochondrial import inner membrane translocase subunit TIM44-2, whose protein sequence is MATSKLLRALRRPSSVAALRLATTANVQAVTGYRHLNNRNLSVFNEFSKQLKGEAKSNPEFQKSMKEFSEKLGVVKEDLKVRTQKTAETISKSVEDVMTEAEATSKKVTANVKEKMSAATEEVKESFGLGKEETSSFRDGSHGTSNHGKTEASSHSDDKSQDATSAYMLFDKLRSTFSSASPVVSGAFAKLKDTRVSTLAKQGYEIVKDELSSSSSRKKKNHIRQAYSAAVEKSTRTDIVIVPTKKSVVGEKWEAIKNKMRGHPVYKRVNEYTKPVVTKVNEYTKPVVTKGQEVAEDVRERWETSDHPVVQKIQDINETIFEETATAASFREIRRRDPSFSLSDFIGDVQEMIKPVLTAYSKGDLKTLKKYCTKEILERCEGERKGYASQGMFFDHKILHISDADVRETKMLGSAPIILVMFRTQEIHCIRDKEGQVTEGGQDSIRTVYYQWAMQLMDSDELPEEESYYAVWRLREMHQLGVKALI, encoded by the exons ATGGCGACCTCGAAGCTGCTGCGTGCTCTGAGGCGGCCCTCGTCGGTGGCCGCGCTGCGATTG GCAACGACTGCCAATGTGCAAGCCGTTACTGGATATAGGCATCTGAATAATCGGAATCTAAGTGTGTTCAACGAGTTCTCAAAGCAGCTGAAGGGTGAGGCTAAGAG TAATCCTGAATTCCAGAAATCTATGAAGGAGTTCAGTGAGAAACTTGGTGTGGTAAAGGAAGATCTCAAAGTAAG AACTCAGAAAACAGCCGAGACAATTTCCAAGAGTGTTGAAGATGTTATGACTGAAGCTGAGGCAACATCCAAAAAG GTTACTGCAAATGTTAAAGAAAAAATGTCTGCTGCTACAGAAGAG GTGAAGGAAAGCTTTGGACTAGGAAAGGAAGAAACTTCAAGCTTCAGAGATGGTTCACATGGAACTTCAAATCACGGGAAAACTGAGGCGTCCTCACACTCAGATGACAAGTCCCAAGATGCCACAAGTGCCTATATGTTGTTTGATAAATTAAGGTCAACATTTTCATCAGCTTCACCAGTTGTGTCTGGTGCATTTGCAAAATTGAAGGACACAAGAGTCTCAACTTTAGCTAAGCAGGGATATGAAATTGTCAAAGATGAACTAAGCTCTAGCTCTAGCAGAAAAAAGAAAAACCATATTAGGCAAGCTTATTCTGCAGCTGTAGAGAAGAGTACAAGAACTGATATAGTTATTGTACCAACAAAGAAGTCAGTGGTGGGTGAAAAATGGGAAGCAATCAAGAATAAG ATGCGAGGTCATCCAGTCTATAAGAGGGTGAACGAGTACACCAAACCTGTCGTAACAAAGGTGAACGAGTACACCAAACCTGTCGTAACAAAGGGACAAGAG GTAGCTGAGGATGTCCGAGAACGATGGGAGACAAGTGACCATCCAGTAGTTCAGAAAATTCAAGA TATTAATGAAACTATTTTTGAAGAGACCGCTACTGCAGCATCTTTCAGGGAAATTCGGCGACGTGACCC ATCCTTTTCATTATCCGATTTTATTGGTGATGTTCAAGAAATGATCAAGCCTGTTCTTACCGCATATTCAAAG GGTGATCTGAAGACTTTAAAAAAGTACTGCACCAAGGAAATACTTGAACGATGCGAAGGAGAGAGGAAAGGATATGCATCACAAGGCATGTTTTTTGATCACAAG ATTCTTCACATATCTGATGCTGACGTAAGGGAAACAAAGATGTTGGGATCAGCACCCATCATTCTCGTGATG TTCCGAACACAGGAGATTCATTGTATTCGTGATAAAGAAGGACAAGTAACAGAAGGAGGACAG GATTCAATTCGAACCGTCTACTATCAATGGGCAATGCAACTCATGGACAGCGATGAGTTGCCAGAAGAAGAATCCTACTACGCAGTTTGGCGGTTGCGTGAGATGCATCAACTTGGTGTTAAGGCCCTTATATAG
- the LOC125536181 gene encoding uncharacterized protein LOC125536181, whose amino-acid sequence MMTSRRASGGSTSSSCALCEGSNLPSCCAACVNTRLFEYHATLRLRRNLRDTLQSRIAARLEAKRKAEEQRMWKLSKAHDIKELRDRLSELKSRTALEKMKIKQASSDLKVKSGTLNVAFITLKTKQTDSSTMHTNAMKAAQMGLMATTSERLKRQSKAVKQLCRLFPMRRAIIDGEKKDGHSDPYDVICGIRLPRGLDPHSVPSEELSASLGYMLQVLSIAIHILSAPALHVAGFGASCSRVWQRSSYWSTRQSQSKVYPLFVPRQNNCSVGEENSWTESGSGNFGVDSVDSDQKSLFDSKRSNSFNFSAASSHSIERHQDLQRGISLLKTSVSAITAYYYNSLGLDVPPNLSTFDAFAKMLHMLSSSKTLRAALESNIASRSEKQAQQLNRSIWKASSAISSNSSMLDSTHTAIMPSSLDNLLLNSNTSFLYTGKPPKHGGAPDSIVDGWDMVEREILPPPPSQIEDITQWERAHTYARSGSKKK is encoded by the exons ATGATGACCTCCCGGCGGGCCAGCGGCGGCAGCACCAGCAGCAGCTGCGCGCTCTGCGAGGGATCCAACCTCCCCTCCTGCTGCGCCGCGTGCGTCAACACGAG GCTGTTCGAGTACCACGCGACGCTGCGCCTGAGGAGGAACCTCCGCGACACCCTCCAGTCCCGCATCGCCGCGCGCCTCGAGGCAAAG AGGAAAGCGGAGGAGCAGAGGATGTGGAAACTGAGCAAAGCTCACGACATCAAGGAGCTGAGGGATCGGCTCAGCGAGTTGAAGAGTCGAACTGCGTTAG AGAAGATGAAGATCAAGCAGGCATCAAGTGATCTCAAGGTGAAAAGTGGTACATTGAATGTGGCTTTTATCACG CTAAAAACGAAGCAAACCGATTCATCAACGATGCACACCAATGCCATGAAAGCAGCACAGATGGGTCTT ATGGCAACAACCTCCGAACGTCTGAAACGTCAGTCCAAAGCTGTAAAGCAGCTTTGCAGGTTGTTCCCAATGAGGCGA GCTATTATAGATGGAGAAAAGAAGGATGGTCACAGTGATCCGTACGATGTTATATGTGGTATTCGTCTACCTCGTGGTCTCGATCCACATTCAGTTCCATCAGAGGAGTTATCAGCTTCCTTGGG GTACATGTTGCAAGTCCTCAGCATTGCAATTCATATCCTATCCGCACCAGCCCTTCATGTAGCCGGTTTTGGG GCTTCTTGTTCACGTGTATGGCAGCGGAGTAGCTACTGGAGCACACGACAATCCCAGAG CAAGGTTTACCCACTTTTTGTGCCAAGGCAAAATAATTGTTCTGTTGGAGAGGAAAATTCATGGACAGAAAGTGGTTCGGGTAACTTTGGTGTTGATTCTGTGGACTCGGATCAGAAATCCCTTTTTGACTCCAAGAGAAGCAATAGCTTCAACTTCTCAGCCGCATCTTCTCACTCCATTGAGAGGCATCAAGACTTGCAAAGAGGGATATCTTTGCTAAAGACAAGTGTTTCTGCCATCACTGCCTACTACTATAACTCATTGGGCTTGGATGTGCCACCCAATCTTTCTACTTTTGACGCATTTGCAAAGATGCTCCATATGTTATCATCTTCAAAGACCCTTCGAGCTGCTCTTGAATCAAATATCGCCTCAAG ATCAGAAAAGCAGGCACAACAGCTAAACAGATCAATATGGAAGGCAAGCTCGGCCATCTCATCTAACAGCAGTATGTTGGACAGCACGCACACAGCTATCATG CCGAGCTCTCTAGATAACCTCCTCCTGAACTCGAACACGAGTTTCTTGTACACCGGTAAGCCGCCGAAGCACGGCGGAGCACCCGACAGCATTGTGGACGGCTGGGACATGGTAGAGCGTGAGATCCTGCCGCCCCCGCCGTCCCAGATAGAAGACATCACGCAGTGGGAAAGAGCGCACACCTACGCTCGCAGTGGTTCTAAAAAGAAATGA
- the LOC125536182 gene encoding uncharacterized J domain-containing protein C4H3.01 yields the protein MSSLRATSALLHTYYSSAAAGRGGARRLGFAPRLRVGFRVPSKASSAFVLDEVARAAGGVRRRAATRAASWDSEKSPYETLELERDADEETIKVAYRRLAKFYHPDVYDGKGTLEEGETAEARFIKIQAAYELLIDDERRKTYDKEHFVNPMKASQAWMEWVMKKRKAFDKRGDMAVAAWAEQQQRELTLRARRLSRSKVDPEEERRLLAKERKASMEFYSTTLKRHTLVLRKRDIMRKREEEDKMSEISRLLAAEGLELDTDEDDDDTTFLK from the exons ATGAGCAGCCTCCGAGCCACCTCCGCCCTCCTCCACACCTACTACTcttccgccgccgccggccgaGGCGGCGCCAGGCGGCTCGGGTTCGCGCCGCGGCTCCGCGTGGGCTTCCGCGTCCCGTCCAAGGCGTCGTCCGCCTTCGTGCTCGACGAGGTCGCGAGGGCGGCCGGGGGCGTGCGGAGGAGGGCGGCCACGCGCGCGGCCAGCTGGGATTCCGAGAAGTCCCCGTACGAGACGCTCG AGCTGGAAAGGGATGCTGACGAGGAGACCATAAAGGTCGCGTACAGGAGATTGGCCAAGTTCTATCACCCTGATG TTTATGATGGTAAGGGAACCCTTGAGGAAGGAGAGACCGCTGAAGCCCGTTTCATCAAAATCCAAGCAGCATATGAGCTGTTGATCGATGACGAAAGGAGAAAGACATACGATAAAGAGCATTTTGTGAATCCAATGAAG GCTTCTCAGGCATGGATGGAGTGGGTGATGAAAAAACGAAAAGCTTTCGATAAACGTGGAGACATGGCGGTAGCTGCTTGGGCCGAGCAACAACAACGAGAATTGACGCTTCGGGCGCGGCGTCTCTCTAGGTCGAAG GTTGACCCAGAGGAGGAAAGGAGATTACTCGCCAAGGAAAGGAAGGCTTCTATGGAGTTCTACAGCACAACTCTAAAAAGACATACCCTCGTATTACGGAAGAGGGACATCATGCGCAAGAGAGAAGAGGAAGACAAGATGAGTGAGATCAGTAGACTTCTAGCTGCCGAGGGGCTTGAGTTAGATACAGACGAAGATGATGATGACACAACTTTCTTGAAGTAA
- the LOC125536180 gene encoding apoptotic chromatin condensation inducer in the nucleus-like, translating into MTTYPVLNDQPIDQWNFAELKDELSRRNLPTDGLKDDLVKRLFEELQGDILGGEGPVGGSPPDDDLKEDETPGSADASVCQAAVEQNVDEGPSQVATLEGYPVGSVTEASEKGADATTEVIQDAVVSTEEVSQTTLVAEVSEKSADATTEVSQNAVVSTEEDSQTTLVAEASEKSADATTEVSQDAVVSNEEVSQTTLVAATEVSDAPLVDMAKADEISPSDAVATNGDHLESAPSGSNVVKEASPQADRHSEIIAEKAPEEGTIKKVIANYLPCDVASTDVKLDATSAKDKLDADIVEQDAVSSPPDASASHVDPLDVDAVAAAPGQNAETLIPVIDLSDNALMNGKDLEDSGRTNSTCKPTVAGTNDQVTEVNPVLGSQIKCVPIPHDNISTNVKGDLNADNSDLEIEVKRDMVKPPCNIPSVGDDLQALDDDKELSKNGTPLQEIESKSNMILDKKEDSPDGAFPEKLNLDRSSIEEDVMESKHVDTIIRSDDLGGKTAVTSDHEEVKEVILFNTVANDSSVETMDIVHEEKLVTSSEKRKLEDQEVVADEPIKRQRHVDTLKIPKQQTSKLSSSDSPKVVVRPALKHFVGRSNSTASGGSHKERIVPLPQKPATTSLRVDRFVRPFTLKAVQELLGRTGSVCSFWMDDIKTHCYVTYSSVDEAIATRNAVYNLQWPLNNGSYLAAEFVDPLEVKLKIEHPPPLPLPTSLGKDTTPNAAAIQQAEANQTMLHRGAGAAWGLSPTPQPHTKLYTTSNPRSEREVLPPSPKQPETTIKTLDDLFRRTQASPMIYYLPLSEEEVAAKLAARRRRNWRR; encoded by the exons ATGACGACGTATCCTGTGCTGAATGACCAGCCAATTGATCAGTGGAACTTTGCAGAACTGAAGGATGAGCTCTCTAGGAGGAACTTACCTACCGATGGCTTGAAGGATGATCTTGTGAAAAGGCTCTTTGAGGAACTTCAGGGTGATATACTTGGTGGAGAAGGGCCAGTTGGTGGATCTCCTCCCGATGATGATCTCAAAGAGGACGAAACCCCTGGTTCGGCTGATGCATCTGTTTGCCAGGCTGCGGTGGAACAAAATGTTGATGAAGGTCCTTCTCAGGTTGCAACCCTGGAAGGATATCCTGTTGGTTCTGTTACAGAGGCTAGTGAGAAAGGTGCCGATGCTACTACAGAGGTTATTCAGGATGCTGTAGTTAGTACCGAAGAAGTTAGTCAGACAACTCTTGTTGCGGAGGTTAGTGAGAAAAGTGCCGATGCTACTACAGAAGTTAGTCAGAATGCTGTAGTTAGTACCGAAGAAGATAGTCAGACAACTCTTGTTGCAGAGGCTAGTGAGAAAAGTGCCGATGCTACTACAGAAGTTAGTCAGGATGCTGTAGTTAGTAACGAAGAAGTTAGTCAGACAACTCTTGTTGCTGCTACTGAAGTTAGTGATGCTCCTCTTGTTGATATGGCAAAAGCTGATGAAATTTCTCCAAGTGACGCAGTGGCAACCAACGGAGATCACCTAGAATCAGCTCCAAGTGGCAGTAATGTAGTGAAGGAAGCATCTCCACAAGCTGATCGTCATAGTGAGATTATTGCAGAGAAGGCTCCAGAAGAAGGCACCATCAAGAAAGTGATTGCTAATTATCTACCATGTGATGTTGCCAGTACTGATGTCAAGTTAGATGCAACTTCTGCTAAAGACAAGTTAGATGCTGATATTGTAGAGCAAGATGCAGTATCATCACCTCCAGATGCTAGTGCGTCACATGTTGATCCATTGGATGTTGATGCTGTTGCAGCTGCACCAGGACAAAATGCTGAGACCCTGATTCCTGTGATAGATTTGAGTGATAATGCTTTGATGAATGGCAAGGACCTCGAAGATTCTGGGCGCACAAACAGTACCTGCAAACCAACCGTGGCAGGGACAAATGACCAGGTAACTGAGGTCAATCCTGTTCTAGGTTCTCAAATCAAGTGTGTTCCGATTCCGCATGACAATATATCAACTAATGTAAAAGGTGACCTGAATGCTGACAATTCTGATTTGGAAATAGAGGTTAAGAGGGATATGGTCAAACCACCATGCAACATTCCCTCCGTAGGTGATGATTTGCAGGCATTGGACGATGACAAAGAGTTGTCTAAGAACGGGACCCCATTGCAAGAAATAGAATCTAAATCCAATATGATCTTGGACAAGAAAGAGGACAGTCCTGATGGCGCTTTTCCTGAAAAACTAAATTTAGACAGGAGCTCGATAGAGGAGGATGTGATGGAAAGTAAGCATGTTGATACCATTATCAGATCTGATGATCTTGGAGGAAAGACTGCGGTTACCTCAGACCATGAAGAGGTAAAAGAGGTGATCCTCTTTAATACTGTTGCCAATGATTCATCTGTGGAGACAATGGATATTGTTCATGAAGAGAAGCTAGTAACTTCATCTGAAAAGAGGAAACTTGAAG ACCAAGAAGTTGTCGCGGATGAGCCCATCAAACGTCAGCGCCATGTGGATACTCTCAAAATTCCTAAGCAACAAACATCCAAACTAAGTAGCTCTGATTCTCCAAAGGTTGTGGTTCGGCCTGCTCTAAAACATTTTGTTGGCAGGTCTAATTCAACAGCAAGTGGAGGTTCTCACAAAGAGCGGATAG TGCCACTTCCTCAGAAGCCTGCAACAACTTCCTTGAGAGTTGACCGATTTGTGCGCCCATTTACTTTGAAAGCTGTGCAAGAGCTTCTTGGTAGAACTGGATCTGTTTGCAGCTTCTGGATGGATGATATCAAGACCCACTGCTATGTTACA TACTCTTCAGTGGATGAAGCTATCGCTACCAGGAATGCCGTTTACAACCTCCAATGGCCCCTAAACAATGGCAGTTACTTAGCTGCCGAATTTGTTGATCCACTTGAGGTGAAGCTTAAAATCGAACACCCTCCCCCACTGCCACTGCCTACCAGCCTCGGCAAGGATACAACGCCAAATGCAGCAGCCATCCAACAAGCGGAGGCTAACCAAACCATGCTTCACCGTGGCGCTGGTGCCGCATGGGGTCTGTCACCTACTCCACAGCCTCATACAAAGTTGTATACCACATCTAACCCCAGGTCGGAAAGGGAGGTGCTTCCACCTTCTCCAAAGCAACCGGAAACAACTATCAAGACACTTGATGATCTCTTCAGGAGGACACAGGCCTCTCCGATGATCTACTACTTGCCCTTATCGGAGGAGGAGGTGGCAGCCAAGCTCGCAGCACGCCGCAGGCGAAATTGGAGACGGTAG
- the LOC125536179 gene encoding 50S ribosomal protein L7/L12, producing MPLFSSKFAPLIPRLRRLSTAAATAGGEDPKLSRIADELLALSSAELDDYSALMRLKLRLSLTSNPAAGLGPGTAGDAASGSAGAEEAAVVKTAFDVKIEKYDAAAKIKIIKEVRAMTDLGLKEAKELVEKAPVVVRAGLPKEEAEALAAKLKAAGAAVALE from the coding sequence ATGCCACTCTTCTCCTCCAAATTCGCACCGCTGATcccccgcctccgccgcctctccACGGCGGCGGCGACCGCCGGCGGCGAGGACCCGAAGCTGTCGCGCATCGCGGACGAGCTCCTGGCGCTCTCCTCGGCAGAGCTGGATGACTACTCGGCCCTCATGCGCCTCAAGCTACGCCTCTCGCTCACCTCTAACCCAGCTGCCGGATTAGGTCCTGGCACGGCCGGGGACGCGGCCTCCGGGTCGGCGGGGGCCGAGGAGGCCGCGGTGGTGAAGACGGCGTTCGACGTCAAGATCGAGAAGTACGACGCGGCGGCCAAGATCAAGATCATCAAGGAGGTGCGCGCGATGACGGACCTGGGGCTCAAGGAGGCCAAGGAGCTGGTGGAGAAGGCGCCGGTCGTCGTGCGCGCGGGCCTGCCCAAGGAGGAGGCCGAGGCGCTCGCCGCCAAGCTCAAGGCCGCCGGAGCTGCCGTTGCGCTCGAGTGA